The Sabethes cyaneus chromosome 1, idSabCyanKW18_F2, whole genome shotgun sequence DNA segment TCTTTTGGCGATTCTAAAAATGAATCCCATGGTCCTAGAGGATTTGTTGACGACATAAGATACATGCTGTCTGAATGTTAGCTTTGTATCGAAGATTACACCTAGGTCTTTGATATGATCGACCCGCTCGATAGCAGCGTGTAGTTGAAAATAGTCGGTTTGCGTCATTGCAGACATGTTGTCGACGGTGTGCGTAGTAAGGCACAGCAAATTAGTAGTAGTGGATCCACCAGGGAGGAATCCATGCTGATCCGCGCTCAAATATTGCTTGCAATGTGAAAACAGTGGCTCCAAGACGATTAGCTCGAACAGGAGAGCTGACGGAATTCCATCTGGCCCGGGATTGAAGGAGGACTTTAGTTGCGTAGCGGCAATGGAGATCATCTCGGGATTTATCCCCAGATTACTGAGAGCTTGACCATACGATGGGACGTTCCTTGCGGTGCAGTCGACATTGTCGCTGGTTAAACTTTCATGACTAAACACACTAGCATACTTTTCAGCAAATAAGATGCATATGTCTGCGAAATTTGAGGCAGTTTCATCGCGATAGGTCATAGAGGAGGGTAGCCCGCATTCCGCGTTGCACAAACTTCCAGAAAGCTTTGGGGTGCGACCTGAGTTTCCTCTGAATCCTACGTTGATATTGCTGAAATCAAACACGAGTGACTCGCTTGAACCCGTGATATACTCTAACGTAGTGATGCTGCCGTGAGAGCGTACGGTGTCTGGAAAACTTTCGTAGAGCGGCTCTTTTCAATGATTTGAGTTTTCGCCATTCACTCGTTTGCCAAGGAGCACGTGATCCGGAACGATTTACTTTTTTCGCTACTATAGTTGTCTTCCACACAGATGATTAACGGAAGAAGATGAGGTGTTTCTTTAACTAAAGGCAGTGGCATCTTGTGTTGAAAAGAACCAGAGGTCCAGGCAGCGGTTATGCTCGTTAACGGCGTGATTGATTGGTGACAGGGTGGCGGAACTGTAACTGTCTAGAATTCTGGTAGCACCAGTGTGGAGTACAGAAAGAGTTTGGTCGGGATACAGGAAACCGCCTTGCGATTGCTTCCACGCTATGTCAGGCAGATTGCAGTCCCCCAGTATCATAATCTGGTCGACTGGAGCAGCCCTCTCGATCACAGCGAAGACAGACTCGCGGTGCGCATTAACAAGAGCAATGTCACGAGTCCGGTCAGACACGATATACACAGCGCATAAAAACAAGTTCCGATCATGTAGCTCAACTGAAATCCAGATCTGCTCCAAACTCATTACCATCATTAACTCATTAACTTCTCATTGGAGTGcctaatttcggaagcagttttttgcTCCAAAAGCGGTTCCGTTTATAGAAATGCTTCTTTTTGCAAATCTGAACATGAactatatttttgtttcaaataaaaaaactgcttttgaaatttgcagaatcgatgacgactaatttcaccttaatccgTGACGAACTGCTATCAGAACGCCCCCTCCAGTTGattgccagttttgtgcgaatttgcaaactacgggactacaGCTGGCTACTTAATTTATAGAAAGTTCGATTCGCgtctgcaattcgtcgtttcacttcgcggcttacatcgttgtcacatgtcaactagggggccatccatataccacgtggacagcttagaggggggcggggggtataaaaatgtccacgcttgtccacggaacgggaaagggggtatggaaaatgtccacgtggacaagttttttttcctacaaaaaatagaaattaaaaacattgaccattgatcagtgattgtttttgagcttaACGTTTGTCATCGGAGatcccaatttcggaagcagtttttgggcccaaaagcgggattctgtttataaaaacgtaaatactgcattcttcttgccaatctgaacacagcgaatcaattttcatggacagaatttttgtttcaaacaaaaaaacttcttttgaaattggcagaatcgatgacgactactTGCatcttaaataaaattttatcttctgaggcatatgttgacctaaatacatgaaccgagcattacgagagcacatatctggcataaatcttgttgaaaagattaagcctgcgttagtacacgTAGATGTTGACTGCCTAGCCTGGAAGAATCCATCGATTGCACCAAATGTGGGTGGCATTTTGCCTCAACATCAAATGCAGCTCACCACAAAAAAGGTatccatgggcaacgtatttccaaaaggattcgccttcagaaaattttacgaatcacatCGTGTCGGAAagatcttgtgttgtgttgaagtagatGGCCAAGCTGAAGTGCTCTAGTTAGACAAAGAccccagtagcacactttaggtccatttagttgaagcaaccgatttaagactgaaattagtcatatttcggctaccacaacaactttgtaacaaccgtgctagtaggggatgCTCTGGACAAAgaggaatcgtcaagcgaaagttaagctgaaacggactttcttgcagtcgataataatttgcagtagaacaTGAATTAAGATCCAAACACCTTACATACGGATTTTAAGACGCTGAGGAAAATTGACGGTAAAACCATGAAAAAactcaaattgccgcaacgactaaaaattcgtatgcattgtgtcggtgactttagactggagcttcctttcacgtaagctttttcaataaatattgcataaatgaagttgaaaaccaaaattttcaaaatgtaaaaatgtccacgtggacaaacaggggaaaGGGTGGGGGCTGagcaaatgtccacgcttgtccacggagggggacgggggggtcaaaaattggtatttttctgtccacgtggtatctggatggcccctaggtacttcatatcgttccccatccagctccacctcgaCACCACTGCAACGCCACTTTAATCGCTTAATGCCTAGTTTCGACTTAACCGTTAGCCGCGAGCTACTGAAAATTCGATTCCTGGCACAAGCTCGTAGATTCTAGGttaagtgtatcagtagggcCGAAATGCCTGCTgattttttatacaaataaacaaattatgaTAATTTTgcatctattttcagagagcgaaataaagcGCTGTAACCTTGGCGTATTGCAGCCTGGTTTTTGGTCTAAGaaaccataagttcatccccgagggtccgaagtatcatttaacctttattagcaaagatattcCCAACGACTGCATACTGCataatctgtaaattaatcaatattttcaagggaagcgtttgctacgggaggtccacgctttcttacttccccttgatttcaatgagttgaatggaacTAAGTATCATTTCTAATTCCATTTGAttcttgggtatgaaatggggtaggcaaacgagaaagcgtccaacatagctttcgccagcccaagctcctacctagcacctccacatacccggtaatactctattgagtagctaaggtaggaggtgcgatgctgcgtggttcccggaTGCCTGATCTTAAAGCTGAGATTATGGGCAGACGGTTGAGCCGCACAGCTTAGTTATCGGGTTAACCTAATatgttaattttattatttgtttcgttttagctcatcaagctcATGATTCTTGTTAgtctggccgttgacaagaaaatcgATTCAAGCAATCGCTATTtaccaggatgccttcaagcattggctgcgttagtgtgagataagataagataaaatAAGTATCACAGCGAAGAAATGAAGGAGTACCCTCCTTGCCTCGGAACACCCTATAATTATTTGGTTTAGGcaagttttcaaataaagtttaaaGTCTCATTAAAAAGGTTAAGTGACAAATAACTGTTGTATATTTTACACAGAGTATGTTAAAAATAATCTCTAATATCACATTGAGAATTTACTTCCTTGCCGACCAGGAAAGAGACTGGGAAACCAGTATGATTCTTCATCACCTTGATTGTCAATCCACGCCAGTCCATCGGATAGGATCTTATCGACCGCCTGCCGAGCCCGTGTCTCAGTCCACCTGCATAAACcgtttatttgaataaaaactataaacatATCTCTGATCTCTCTATCAGCTTACCCCAAAGCGGTGACCAACTCTGTTATCGTAACGAACCCTTGTCCCTGATTAGCGGCTACGCTCAAGACCGCCGTTTCCTGCAGGCTTAATTCTCCCGGAATGGATTGCACCATGTGGCGATCCTTTCCCACAGGATACACCGAAAAACCGTTACCAAAGATTCTTAGCTTTTTAGCGGCCATCAGTATATCTTCGTTAGTAATCTCCTGATGAATTTGCTTGCGACCCCTAGCCGCCACAAGGCGGTTGCGTAGCTCGCTCAATTCCATTAAACCACCTACGCTGCCGGAAAGCGACTGCTATTATCTGAAACTACTTTTTAGTATGACCCCACGCTTACCTGTGCTGTAATTCGATGCCAAGCACACCTCCACCACCTGCACTCCAAGCTCGTAGTAAAAATCACCCATCCCCAGCACGCTCCAGAATCCCTTCCCGGACGCTAGCGGATCGACCCCGATTGCGGCACACATTTCCTGAAACTGCCGCCGAAACTGGGCATTCTTTCGAATTTCGGACTTGTGTTTGGCGGCGAATTCCTCCAGATGTTCCTTCAGGGCATCCATCTGTTTGACCATCTGCTCGAACTGTGAATCGTGCAGTTCGGTGCCCTTGTCGCGGTACTTTTCCGCTTCCAGCTTTTGCCGCTGTATCGCACCGACACCCGCGCGACGACGCATTTTCCCTACGTTTTCTTTATACGGAAAATTACTCTATCAAAGTGATTTTAAATGCTTTACGTTTATTCGATTGCAGAAGTACGATTACGATAGAAGCAGAGAACcaatcaaatcaaaatcaaaacaaagcgAATACCGACAACGAAGGCTCCGACTCCGACACGATAAACTGTCATTTCAGTCGATGCTTTCCAAAGAACTTGTAACTagggtaataataaattttaaccTTTTGAAAGCGACCATGAATGCGGTAACtaaatatcccgcattttgcaccagtataatcaatatatatagaatgccagtgtcgctgcagtgcacGTGGCAAACATCATACATATTCAGGTAATGTAGTTACATTATacttgcatatgtgtgtgtgcctgagattcagcaaaaggggaatctcattgtcaaactttgacaaccagtttaaagttcgaatatggctgccaagtaatgtgattgtaaacttcgcttgcttcaaatttctgaaaaaatcggtgcaaaaagaCCCAGTtgagggattcaattcatccggacgaaaagaaaatgagcgtttaaaaacatttcactggcatgaaaacacagcgatgagcgtactgatgacagcaccaaccagcgcacagataaagaacagataaataacaataagcaactttgacaatgaagtacccgattcacagacttgatacagattgttagcatcatgtttaccacaatgagtcctgtagaaaaacagcgacactggcattctatatatattgattctacttttGCACCtcactggacaccgcagtctaaaagtgcgactggcacaaaaagtgcgacaatgcgaatgctgtgagtgagaaagagaaagagtgacaactgcaatgttgctgttttgttttgtcctaTACATTgccattagagaaaataatctggattaatccaggtacagctgcaaagcacaatattattcgtaaatgttttgaagtACACAATTCGACCATTGGTTTGATTTATATTGATACATCCCCCATTATATTATAGCTATTTTATCAACATGATGTACCACTATCAATAGCGATTGTTCAACTGATTCGTGCGTTTACCTTTAaatattgaatctagtccaaattgatgtcctaaaagtgaaacGTCAGAGAATGAACggtaatcctttccttttgccagactGTATCCATAGGGTAACGAAGTATTTTGGACCACCTATATATTTTGGCCCACCTGGTAGTATTTTGTACATTTTATCACATAAAATTAATAACCCATACGCAGGGGCGGACCCAGTCAAAATTTTGTCGTTACACAAAACGAGATTTTCCAACATTTTTATTTcggttaaactctttctacgactcacgaatgcgCACTTAATCCCGATACGTTTCCGATCGGGTGCAGCAATGCATTATGCTGTTCGTTGCAATCTCCCACATTGCAGGAGATTTTAAGTCGGCATTGTCCACCGTGTTCATTTAGGCACACACAACACAATTTTTCGCGTGTCACCAGCTTTAACCGATCGGAATACGAAAGCCTGTTGAATTCTGGACAGTTCCTCAGACGATGGGTCGTGTTCTGGCATACCTTGCAGGGTTTCAGGATCTTACGCTGGTTCGCTTCAATACTCAATATATCGGATTCGTTGTCACTAAAAAATATTCTATTCTCCATCAGCTTCACTTTAGCAGACTGTCCATTTCCGTTAGATCTGAACTCTGACTTATTGTCGAAGCTGACATTAGCTTCACCTGCATCCGCCAACATATCCAGGAGAAAGTTCGTCAGAGTACGCAATGTAACTTCCCTTTCGTGCCTCTTATACTGAACCCATTCTCGCTTATCAGGGTCGGGTAGTTTGTCGACCAAGTCCTGGATCAATAGCGGATTAACCAGATGTTGTTGAAGTCCCGAAGCTTCCAAGTGCTCGCACAGCTGCTCTACCGCGTTTCCGAAGGAAATGAAACTAGCTAGCTTGTCCGATTTTGGTGACTCTAGTCTGCGGACTTTATCAAGTAGACTTTTAAGCAGTTGCTCCGGACGACCATAGTGCGCACGAAGTTTACGATCACTCTTGGGACCGACTGCGGAAGAAGCAGTTGCCCACTGACCAAGTCTAGAGCACCGCCCGTCAGAAACTCTTGCAATCGAACTTTTCATGGTCCATATAATCGCAAATCTCGTTCGAAGCCTTGTAAGCCGCGTAAAACAGTGGCCATTCGGATGGCTTACCAGAGAACGTAGGAAGTTTGTACGCTAAGCTCCTCCTTGCTGCCAACTGTGCTTTCGTAGGCCCAATCTGCTTCTGCACTACCATGCCGACATTGTGCAGCGTCATCGATAGTTTTGACTGACCGCTGTTACGCTCGCAGTCGTCGAATTCATTTTCGGAGTCCTCTTCTGCATTACCTTTTCCAGGTTTTCAGCTTTTAAACTTCGGTCTGTTCCCGTGCGATCTTCGATGACGATTTACCTGACACATTCTTCAGTTCGCTCAACTTCCGGTCCAGCGTCGCTACTTGCTTCTCAAATGCCACTTGATCAGCTTCCATTCGCCTTATTTGCTCGCTCTTTTCTTTGAGAACTGTTTCCCGTAACAgtctcttttcttcttcttcttcttccgatTGCATCTTCCTTTCCATTTCCAGCAtcatttttctctccatttgctTTAACATCATTTCTGCATCCAATTCCTCCTCCATCCGCTTTTGCTTTTCCTTGAGTGCTTTCATTTTCTGCTCCATACTGGAAACGCCTTTTGTTGGATCGACAGGAAGTTGATTAGCTTCTTCCGTACTCTTACGACCCTTACTTTTCCTTTTGGAAGCCTCTTTCAGCTGCTTTTTGTACCACTTGGCTGCCAGCTGCCAGCACCCTTACAGTACCACTTGGCTGACTTTGATACGTCTACTCCTCCTACATCGCGGGAATGAAACCATTTTTCGCATCCGTCACATTCTACCATTTCTTCATCGATAGGTGACGGTCCACAAATTTCGCACGGCGTCGCAGTCAAATTCATCTCCGTATCGTCAGCAGTAGATTCAGCATCGGAAGACGTATTTCGAGGTTGGATCTCTGTGTCCTATATGTGACACTTTCTTCTTGAGAATGTTTCGAAAGAAACCCTTTTTGTAGCAGACCGTTATTTTGTGTCGCTTAAACTGCAATTATTTATCGATATTAGTTTTACAACTTATTTTATCCTTCCTCCGTACATGTTAATGATGATATCAAACGTCAGGTCAGGGGTCTGTCAGCCAACTTCCTTTAACAGGGGAGTGCCGTGTTGCAACAGCTTAAATAAACTGTTGTTCGATTtcattgctcgactcaactgctcgactagactacttggttcaactactcgattcaacagcacggtttaactgttcgactggactgctcgaataaactgcttgacttaactgctcgattcacaTATTCGAATTGGCTGCttaataaagcattgcacgcagatgtcagtgcgtttttttcgtcCTATGTTTGAcggtgttgtggggtttgttttgattacttattcgtaagacccagaagcaaaaatgacaaaaatagatGTTATGCAGAACTgctatcatttttctgcttcggaaaagtcgggcatttccggtttccacaaacaagtggtacgaattacaagtaataaacccactagcaataaatttAGGTtgcaaagggaatcaaaacaaaccacacaaaaacttcaaaccagagtagaggttaggcaccgtgcaaaggtttatttcTTACCATCCCCGAGCAGAAGCGAAgagcaaaaaatatgaaaacaatatcaaactgtattataatattacattttgttattgaatacatatggagatacattgataacacat contains these protein-coding regions:
- the LOC128745392 gene encoding vacuolar-sorting protein SNF8: MRRRAGVGAIQRQKLEAEKYRDKGTELHDSQFEQMVKQMDALKEHLEEFAAKHKSEIRKNAQFRRQFQEMCAAIGVDPLASGKGFWSVLGMGDFYYELGVQVVEVCLASNYSTGGLMELSELRNRLVAARGRKQIHQEITNEDILMAAKKLRIFGNGFSVYPVGKDRHMVQSIPGELSLQETAVLSVAANQGQGFVTITELVTALGWTETRARQAVDKILSDGLAWIDNQGDEESYWFPSLFPGRQGSKFSM